From the genome of Spinacia oleracea cultivar Varoflay chromosome 2, BTI_SOV_V1, whole genome shotgun sequence, one region includes:
- the LOC110789854 gene encoding uncharacterized protein isoform X2, whose product MYMAYGWPHVMPIESGISLSSQRIIYLKVTNRLLLVVAPSHFELWSSSQYKVRLGKYKRDSSSIQREGENIQAVWSPDSKLVAVLTSSFYLHIFKVQFTDKRIHIGGRQPSALFLANINLVLNEQVPFSVKDLTVSNFVCDSKHLLIGLSNGSLYTISWKGEFCGASVIDFRVGESNEIIRAPDCFENGCATGRSPEVNHVDSTLSGLPSIVRLELSLLLRMLFILFSDGKLVLCSVSKRGLKQTESIKAEKILGSGDSVCASVASDQQILAVGTRKGTVELYDLAGSASLMRIVSLYDWGYSTEDTGPVSCIAWTPDNSAFAVGWKLRGLTVWSVSGCRLMSTIRQVGLRSASSPVAKPNPDRKYEPLMAGAATLHWDEYGYRLYAVEETSSERILAFSFGKCCLNRGVSGSTSVRQVIYGEDRILLVQSEETDELKMLHLNLPVSYISQNWPVLHVAASFDGTFLAVAGLHGLILYDVRLKKWRFFGDITQEQKIECKGLLWLGKIVVVCNYVGSSNTYELLFYPRYHLDQSSLLCKKTLLTKPIVMDVYQDYILVAYHPFDVHIYHVKLSGELTPTSNPDLQLSTVRELSIMTAKSPPASMRFIPDRFYKDYASVKHKSSEEPVRCLILRGNGELSLLDMNDGHELELTDSVELFWVTCGQLDVKENLIEEISWLDYGHRGMQVWYPSPGADPFKQEDFLQLDPDLEFDREIYPLGLLSNAGVVVGVCQRMSFSACTEFPCFEPSPQAQTILHCLLRHLLQRDKIEEALKLAQLSAEKPHFSHCLEWLLFTVFEAEISRQSLNKNQKAVSNHKPSRSLMEKTCDLIRNFPEYHNVVVSVARKTDGRHWADLFFAAGRSTELFEECFQRRWYQIAVCYILVIAKLEGPAVSQYCALRLLQATLDDSLYELAGELVRFLLRSGREYEQTPTEDGVSPRFLGYFLFSSKKQPFDSKTIPHKEHSAHVASVRNILESHASYLMSGKELSKFVAFVKGTQFDVVEFLQRERYGCAHLENFASGLELIGQKLQMDTLQSRLDAEFLLAHMCSVKFKEWIVVLATLLRRSEVLFDLFRHDARLWKAYCVTLQSQPAFAEYHDLLEELEERLSSIPSFQEV is encoded by the exons ATGTATATGGCATACGGATGGCCGCATGTGATGCCAATTGAATCAGGGATTTCTCTATCTTCTCAACGAATCATTTATCTCAAAGTCACCAATCGTTTGTTGCTCGTTGTTGCTCCTTCTCATTTCGAGCTTTGGAGCTCTTCTCAG TATAAGGTGAGACTAGGGAAGTATAAAAGAGATTCAAGCTCAATCCAGAGAGAAGGTGAGAATATACAGGCTGTGTGGAGTCCAGATTCAAAATTGGTTGCTGTTCTT ACTTCTTCTTTCTACCTTCACATATTTAAGGTGCAATTCACTGATAAAAGAATACACATTGGGGGAAGGCAGCCATCAGCACTGTTTCTTGCAAATATCAATCTTGTTTTGAATGAGCAGGTCCCTTTTTCTGTCAAGGATTTAACAGT GAGCAATTTCGTATGTGATAGTAAACATTTGCTGATTGGACTCTCTAATGGATCCTTATATACTATATCATGGAAAGGGGAG TTCTGTGGTGCTTCTGTTATTGACTTCCGTGTTGGTGAAAGTAATGAGATTATTAGAGCACCTgattgttttgaaaatggctGTGCAACAGGAAGAAGTCCAGAAGTAAATCATGTAGACTCAACACTATCTGGACTCCCTTCCATTGTGAGATTGGAGCTTTCATTGTTGTTGAGGAtgctttttattcttttttctgATGGGAAACTTGTACTCTGCTCTGTAAGCAAAAGGGGCCTTAAGCAAACCGAGTCTATAAAAGCAGAAAAGATACTTGGTTCAGGAGATTCTGTGTGTGCTTCAGTAGCTTCTGATCAGCAAATTCTTGCAGTTGGTACCAGAAAAGGGACTGTTGAGTTGTATGACCTAGCTGGATCTGCTTCACTAATGCGCATTGTTTCCTTGTATGATTGGGG GTATTCCACTGAGGATACTGGTCCCGTCAGTTGTATTGCATGGACGCCTGATAATTCCGCCTTTGCAGTAGGATGGAAGCTTAGAGGACTTACTGTTTGGTCTGTCTCAGGATGTCGTTTAATGTCTACTATTCGTCAAGTTGGTTTGAGATCCGCCTCTTCCCCTGTAGCTAAGCCAAATCCTGATCGGAAATATGAGCCTTTAATGGCTGGTGCAGCTACACTACACTGGGATGAATATGGATACAGGCTGTATGCGGTGGAGGAAACATCTTCAGAGAGAATTCTTGCATTCTCGTTTGGTAAATGTTGCCTTAACAGAGGAGTTTCAGGCTCAACATCTGTTCGGCAGGTGATCTACGGTGAAGATCGTATTCTTCTTGTGCAGTCTGAGGAGACAGATGAGCTTAAAATGTTGCACCTTAATCTTCCA GTCTCTTACATCTCACAGAATTGGCCAGTTTTACACGTGGCAGCTAGTTTTGATGGAACATTCTTGGCAGTTGCTGGTCTTCATGGGTTGATATTGTATGATGTACGTCTAAAAAAATGGCGATTCTTTGGAGATATTACTCAAGAACAGAAGATTGAGTGCAAGGGTTTGTTGTGGCTGGGGAAAATTGTTGTTGTCTGCAATTATGTCGGCTCATCTAACAC GTATGAGTTGCTATTTTATCCTAGATATCACCTTGATCAAAGCTCACTATTGTGTAAAAAAACGTTGCTGACGAAGCCGATAGTCATGGATGTTTATCAAGATTATATACTTGTAGCCTATCACCCATTTGATGTCCATATATACCATGTGAAATTATCTGGTGAATTGACCCCTACAAGTAATCCAGATTTACAG CTTTCTACAGTACGAGAGCTGTCCATCATGACCGCAAAGAGCCCTCCGGCATCTATGCGATTCATACCAGATCGATTTTATAAGGATTATGCTTCAGTAAAACACAAGTCATCTGAAGAGCCTGTGAG ATGTTTAATATTACGTGGAAATGGGGAGCTGTCCCTTCTAGATATGAATGATGGACATGAACTGGAGCTGACAGATTCTGTTGAACTGTTTTGGGTTACATGTGGCCAATTAGATGTCAAAGAAAATCTCATTGAAGAAATTTCTTGGTTGGATTATGGTCATCGAGGAATGCAG GTGTGGTATCCATCTCCAGGTGCTGACCCTTTCAAGCAAGAGGACTTCTTGCAG cTGGATCCCGATCTGGAATTTGATCGTGAAATCTATCCTCTGGGACTACTTTCAAATGCTGGAGTAGTGGTTGGTGTTTGCCAGAGAATGTCATTTTCTGCTTGTACAGAGTTTCCATGTTTTGAGCCATCTCCCCAAGCACAAACTATATTGCATTGCTTGCTTCGTCACCTCCTTCAG AGGGACAAGATTGAGGAAGCTTTAAAGTTGGCACAATTATCAGCAGAAAAACCCCATTTCTCCCATTGTCTTGAATGGCTCCTATTTACAGTATTTGAAGCTGAAATTTCAAG GCAAAGCTTGAACAAAAATCAGAAGGCAGTCTCTAATCACAAGCCTAGTAGATCTCTTATGGAGAAGACATGTGACTTGATCAGAAATTTTCCTGAATATCACAATGTTGTCGTGAGTGTTGCTAGGAAAACAGATGGTCGACACTGGGCAGATTTGTTTTTTGCAGCTGGTAGATCAACAGA GTTGTTTGAGGAGTGTTTCCAGAGAAGATGGTACCAAATTGCCGTTTGCTACATTCTT GTCATTGCAAAACTTGAAGGTCCTGCCGTAAGTCAGTACTGTGCTTTGCGCTTGTTACAG GCAACTCTTGATGATTCTTTGTATGAACTTGCCGGGGAACTG GTGAGGTTTTTGCTGAGATCTGGAAGAGAGTATGAGCAGACACCGACAGAAGATGGGGTTTCACCTAGATTCTTGGgttattttcttttctcttcaAAGAAGCAGCCTTTTGATTCCAAGACCAT CCCGCATAAAGAACATAGTGCTCACGTCGCTTCTGTTAGGAATATTTTGGAAAGCCATGCTAGCTATTTAATGTCAGGGAAGGAGCTGTCAAAGTTTGTTGCTTTTGTGAAGGGCACTCAATTTGATGTGGTG GAATTCCTCCAACGAGAAAGATATGGATGTGCTCATTTAGAAAACTTTGCTTCCGGTCTTGAACTCATTGGGCAAAAG
- the LOC110789854 gene encoding uncharacterized protein isoform X1 yields the protein MYMAYGWPHVMPIESGISLSSQRIIYLKVTNRLLLVVAPSHFELWSSSQYKVRLGKYKRDSSSIQREGENIQAVWSPDSKLVAVLTSSFYLHIFKVQFTDKRIHIGGRQPSALFLANINLVLNEQVPFSVKDLTVSNFVCDSKHLLIGLSNGSLYTISWKGEFCGASVIDFRVGESNEIIRAPDCFENGCATGRSPEVNHVDSTLSGLPSIVRLELSLLLRMLFILFSDGKLVLCSVSKRGLKQTESIKAEKILGSGDSVCASVASDQQILAVGTRKGTVELYDLAGSASLMRIVSLYDWGYSTEDTGPVSCIAWTPDNSAFAVGWKLRGLTVWSVSGCRLMSTIRQVGLRSASSPVAKPNPDRKYEPLMAGAATLHWDEYGYRLYAVEETSSERILAFSFGKCCLNRGVSGSTSVRQVIYGEDRILLVQSEETDELKMLHLNLPVSYISQNWPVLHVAASFDGTFLAVAGLHGLILYDVRLKKWRFFGDITQEQKIECKGLLWLGKIVVVCNYVGSSNTYELLFYPRYHLDQSSLLCKKTLLTKPIVMDVYQDYILVAYHPFDVHIYHVKLSGELTPTSNPDLQLSTVRELSIMTAKSPPASMRFIPDRFYKDYASVKHKSSEEPVRCLILRGNGELSLLDMNDGHELELTDSVELFWVTCGQLDVKENLIEEISWLDYGHRGMQVWYPSPGADPFKQEDFLQLDPDLEFDREIYPLGLLSNAGVVVGVCQRMSFSACTEFPCFEPSPQAQTILHCLLRHLLQRDKIEEALKLAQLSAEKPHFSHCLEWLLFTVFEAEISRQSLNKNQKAVSNHKPSRSLMEKTCDLIRNFPEYHNVVVSVARKTDGRHWADLFFAAGRSTELFEECFQRRWYQIAVCYILVIAKLEGPAVSQYCALRLLQATLDDSLYELAGELVRFLLRSGREYEQTPTEDGVSPRFLGYFLFSSKKQPFDSKTISPHKEHSAHVASVRNILESHASYLMSGKELSKFVAFVKGTQFDVVEFLQRERYGCAHLENFASGLELIGQKLQMDTLQSRLDAEFLLAHMCSVKFKEWIVVLATLLRRSEVLFDLFRHDARLWKAYCVTLQSQPAFAEYHDLLEELEERLSSIPSFQEV from the exons ATGTATATGGCATACGGATGGCCGCATGTGATGCCAATTGAATCAGGGATTTCTCTATCTTCTCAACGAATCATTTATCTCAAAGTCACCAATCGTTTGTTGCTCGTTGTTGCTCCTTCTCATTTCGAGCTTTGGAGCTCTTCTCAG TATAAGGTGAGACTAGGGAAGTATAAAAGAGATTCAAGCTCAATCCAGAGAGAAGGTGAGAATATACAGGCTGTGTGGAGTCCAGATTCAAAATTGGTTGCTGTTCTT ACTTCTTCTTTCTACCTTCACATATTTAAGGTGCAATTCACTGATAAAAGAATACACATTGGGGGAAGGCAGCCATCAGCACTGTTTCTTGCAAATATCAATCTTGTTTTGAATGAGCAGGTCCCTTTTTCTGTCAAGGATTTAACAGT GAGCAATTTCGTATGTGATAGTAAACATTTGCTGATTGGACTCTCTAATGGATCCTTATATACTATATCATGGAAAGGGGAG TTCTGTGGTGCTTCTGTTATTGACTTCCGTGTTGGTGAAAGTAATGAGATTATTAGAGCACCTgattgttttgaaaatggctGTGCAACAGGAAGAAGTCCAGAAGTAAATCATGTAGACTCAACACTATCTGGACTCCCTTCCATTGTGAGATTGGAGCTTTCATTGTTGTTGAGGAtgctttttattcttttttctgATGGGAAACTTGTACTCTGCTCTGTAAGCAAAAGGGGCCTTAAGCAAACCGAGTCTATAAAAGCAGAAAAGATACTTGGTTCAGGAGATTCTGTGTGTGCTTCAGTAGCTTCTGATCAGCAAATTCTTGCAGTTGGTACCAGAAAAGGGACTGTTGAGTTGTATGACCTAGCTGGATCTGCTTCACTAATGCGCATTGTTTCCTTGTATGATTGGGG GTATTCCACTGAGGATACTGGTCCCGTCAGTTGTATTGCATGGACGCCTGATAATTCCGCCTTTGCAGTAGGATGGAAGCTTAGAGGACTTACTGTTTGGTCTGTCTCAGGATGTCGTTTAATGTCTACTATTCGTCAAGTTGGTTTGAGATCCGCCTCTTCCCCTGTAGCTAAGCCAAATCCTGATCGGAAATATGAGCCTTTAATGGCTGGTGCAGCTACACTACACTGGGATGAATATGGATACAGGCTGTATGCGGTGGAGGAAACATCTTCAGAGAGAATTCTTGCATTCTCGTTTGGTAAATGTTGCCTTAACAGAGGAGTTTCAGGCTCAACATCTGTTCGGCAGGTGATCTACGGTGAAGATCGTATTCTTCTTGTGCAGTCTGAGGAGACAGATGAGCTTAAAATGTTGCACCTTAATCTTCCA GTCTCTTACATCTCACAGAATTGGCCAGTTTTACACGTGGCAGCTAGTTTTGATGGAACATTCTTGGCAGTTGCTGGTCTTCATGGGTTGATATTGTATGATGTACGTCTAAAAAAATGGCGATTCTTTGGAGATATTACTCAAGAACAGAAGATTGAGTGCAAGGGTTTGTTGTGGCTGGGGAAAATTGTTGTTGTCTGCAATTATGTCGGCTCATCTAACAC GTATGAGTTGCTATTTTATCCTAGATATCACCTTGATCAAAGCTCACTATTGTGTAAAAAAACGTTGCTGACGAAGCCGATAGTCATGGATGTTTATCAAGATTATATACTTGTAGCCTATCACCCATTTGATGTCCATATATACCATGTGAAATTATCTGGTGAATTGACCCCTACAAGTAATCCAGATTTACAG CTTTCTACAGTACGAGAGCTGTCCATCATGACCGCAAAGAGCCCTCCGGCATCTATGCGATTCATACCAGATCGATTTTATAAGGATTATGCTTCAGTAAAACACAAGTCATCTGAAGAGCCTGTGAG ATGTTTAATATTACGTGGAAATGGGGAGCTGTCCCTTCTAGATATGAATGATGGACATGAACTGGAGCTGACAGATTCTGTTGAACTGTTTTGGGTTACATGTGGCCAATTAGATGTCAAAGAAAATCTCATTGAAGAAATTTCTTGGTTGGATTATGGTCATCGAGGAATGCAG GTGTGGTATCCATCTCCAGGTGCTGACCCTTTCAAGCAAGAGGACTTCTTGCAG cTGGATCCCGATCTGGAATTTGATCGTGAAATCTATCCTCTGGGACTACTTTCAAATGCTGGAGTAGTGGTTGGTGTTTGCCAGAGAATGTCATTTTCTGCTTGTACAGAGTTTCCATGTTTTGAGCCATCTCCCCAAGCACAAACTATATTGCATTGCTTGCTTCGTCACCTCCTTCAG AGGGACAAGATTGAGGAAGCTTTAAAGTTGGCACAATTATCAGCAGAAAAACCCCATTTCTCCCATTGTCTTGAATGGCTCCTATTTACAGTATTTGAAGCTGAAATTTCAAG GCAAAGCTTGAACAAAAATCAGAAGGCAGTCTCTAATCACAAGCCTAGTAGATCTCTTATGGAGAAGACATGTGACTTGATCAGAAATTTTCCTGAATATCACAATGTTGTCGTGAGTGTTGCTAGGAAAACAGATGGTCGACACTGGGCAGATTTGTTTTTTGCAGCTGGTAGATCAACAGA GTTGTTTGAGGAGTGTTTCCAGAGAAGATGGTACCAAATTGCCGTTTGCTACATTCTT GTCATTGCAAAACTTGAAGGTCCTGCCGTAAGTCAGTACTGTGCTTTGCGCTTGTTACAG GCAACTCTTGATGATTCTTTGTATGAACTTGCCGGGGAACTG GTGAGGTTTTTGCTGAGATCTGGAAGAGAGTATGAGCAGACACCGACAGAAGATGGGGTTTCACCTAGATTCTTGGgttattttcttttctcttcaAAGAAGCAGCCTTTTGATTCCAAGACCAT CAGCCCGCATAAAGAACATAGTGCTCACGTCGCTTCTGTTAGGAATATTTTGGAAAGCCATGCTAGCTATTTAATGTCAGGGAAGGAGCTGTCAAAGTTTGTTGCTTTTGTGAAGGGCACTCAATTTGATGTGGTG GAATTCCTCCAACGAGAAAGATATGGATGTGCTCATTTAGAAAACTTTGCTTCCGGTCTTGAACTCATTGGGCAAAAG